One window from the genome of Candidatus Didemnitutus sp. encodes:
- a CDS encoding exosortase/archaeosortase family protein, with protein sequence MATESRSVPARWLAAGACALAGAAVFHFFGNSTRGYIDTPSLFVWWGKQLADPRSEMEHGWLIGAVSGWLLWRNLRQRSAVSDRLSAIVAPAVAALLGGFALHLLGYAMQQARLSIAGLLLFTWGVLALGGGRRWRAAAAFPLAFMLFALPLNVLDTVGFFLRVGVTDVSYHISRVFGCEVIRNGTQLLSPDGSYSYDVAAACSGIRSLTALTALSLLLGYLSFVSWWRRALIGALALPYAFVGNVVRILAIIVAAEWKGQQAGAIVHEWFGFLVFVIVLGLVQATVWLLERCAPERTHIPSVGAAPAEPGNLIGHRNAWGAVVVVMFAAIGVSLAARALDRVQVDLRTGVKLAADGVNPVALPNFIGLDWAGQNAPVSAVEREVLPPDTGYSRKNYVSLRDTRDQVFLSIVLSGRDRTSIHRPEICLVGQGWTIRGRETHEFLVGGRKVPATLLHIEREVTNARGEKRRVPALLAYWFVGADRVVASHWERMLYTSLDRVRHLQAHRWAYVLMQTHAIDGEAAALKRMDEVLVGTLPEFQEPMG encoded by the coding sequence GTGGCCACGGAATCCCGCTCGGTGCCGGCCCGCTGGCTCGCGGCGGGCGCGTGCGCGTTGGCGGGCGCTGCCGTGTTCCATTTCTTCGGCAACAGCACGCGCGGCTACATCGACACGCCCTCGCTTTTCGTTTGGTGGGGCAAGCAGCTGGCCGATCCGCGCTCCGAAATGGAGCACGGCTGGCTCATCGGGGCGGTGAGCGGGTGGCTGTTGTGGCGGAATCTTAGGCAGCGGTCAGCGGTCAGCGATCGGCTGTCAGCTATTGTTGCTCCGGCCGTGGCGGCGCTGCTCGGCGGGTTTGCGTTGCACCTGCTCGGCTACGCGATGCAGCAGGCGCGGTTGTCGATCGCGGGACTGCTGCTTTTCACGTGGGGTGTGCTGGCGCTGGGCGGCGGGCGACGCTGGCGGGCGGCGGCGGCGTTTCCGCTCGCGTTCATGCTTTTTGCCCTGCCGTTGAACGTGCTCGATACGGTCGGCTTTTTCCTGCGCGTGGGCGTGACGGACGTGTCGTATCACATCTCGCGCGTGTTCGGTTGCGAAGTGATCCGCAACGGCACGCAGCTGCTCTCGCCGGACGGGAGCTATTCCTACGACGTGGCGGCGGCGTGCTCGGGCATCCGCTCGCTCACGGCACTGACGGCGCTCTCGCTGCTGCTCGGATATCTGAGTTTCGTCTCGTGGTGGCGGCGCGCGCTGATCGGCGCGCTGGCGCTGCCGTATGCGTTCGTCGGCAATGTCGTGCGGATCCTCGCGATCATCGTCGCGGCGGAGTGGAAAGGACAGCAGGCGGGCGCGATCGTGCACGAGTGGTTCGGGTTTCTGGTGTTCGTGATCGTGCTCGGGCTCGTGCAGGCGACCGTGTGGCTGCTGGAGCGGTGCGCGCCGGAGCGGACGCACATCCCGTCCGTTGGCGCGGCACCGGCCGAACCGGGTAACCTAATAGGTCACCGCAACGCATGGGGTGCCGTGGTCGTGGTGATGTTCGCGGCGATCGGCGTCTCGCTGGCGGCGCGTGCGCTGGATCGCGTGCAGGTCGACCTGCGCACGGGCGTGAAGCTCGCGGCGGACGGCGTGAATCCCGTGGCGCTGCCGAATTTCATCGGGCTCGATTGGGCAGGGCAAAACGCGCCGGTGAGCGCGGTCGAGCGCGAGGTGTTGCCGCCGGACACGGGTTACTCGCGGAAAAATTACGTGTCGCTCCGCGACACGCGCGACCAGGTGTTCCTCTCGATCGTGCTGAGCGGGCGCGATCGCACGTCCATTCACCGGCCGGAAATCTGCCTCGTGGGCCAAGGGTGGACGATCCGCGGGCGGGAGACGCACGAATTCCTCGTCGGCGGGCGGAAGGTGCCGGCGACGCTGTTGCACATCGAGCGCGAGGTGACGAACGCGCGCGGCGAAAAGCGGCGCGTGCCGGCGCTGCTCGCCTACTGGTTCGTCGGCGCGGATCGTGTCGTGGCGTCGCATTGGGAGCGCATGCTCTACACTTCGCTCGACCGTGTGCGACACCTGCAGGCGCATCGCTGGGCCTACGTGCTCATGCAGACGCACGCGATCGACGGCGAAGCGGCGGCGCTGAAGCGCATGGACGAGGTGCTCGTCGGGACGCTGCCGGAATTTCAGGAGCCGATGGGATAG